Proteins co-encoded in one Halorussus salinus genomic window:
- a CDS encoding twin-arginine translocation signal domain-containing protein: MVEPNSEESISRRNVLKRTAGALAVGGGGLAASESALARRDSGRFAGVTCGTGHSEGTTFTVESRCEGEDCDVIRLNGLAPACVGEREEVYADLPGTEPTVWMNVRAGEVPPRTYRVVETERCEPGAGECSDEDLYRLAFRPTDEK, translated from the coding sequence ATGGTCGAGCCGAACTCCGAGGAGTCGATTTCCCGACGCAACGTCTTGAAACGGACCGCTGGCGCGCTCGCAGTCGGCGGTGGCGGACTCGCGGCGAGCGAATCCGCTCTCGCGCGCCGAGATTCGGGACGGTTCGCGGGCGTCACCTGCGGGACCGGCCACTCGGAGGGAACCACCTTCACGGTCGAGTCGCGGTGCGAGGGCGAGGACTGCGACGTAATTCGGTTGAACGGACTCGCCCCGGCCTGCGTCGGGGAGCGCGAGGAGGTGTACGCCGACCTCCCCGGCACCGAGCCGACCGTCTGGATGAACGTCCGGGCCGGGGAGGTTCCGCCCCGGACCTACCGCGTGGTCGAGACCGAGCGGTGCGAACCGGGCGCTGGCGAGTGTTCGGACGAGGACCTCTATCGGCTCGCGTTCAGACCGACGGACGAGAAGTAG